A section of the Pseudomonas prosekii genome encodes:
- a CDS encoding DUF2878 domain-containing protein yields MLERLVNAALFQLGWFACVLGGDSLWLWVAVAALVIHLLWISRWVDEGRLILSVVLLGTTVDSTLRWLGVFEFTDVAPLIPLWLMLLWALLATTLRHCLQWSAKPWWLASLLGAIGGPLSYYAGSQLAGVQFPYGQVVTLLGLGVLWALLFPALHFMAQRLAADAHD; encoded by the coding sequence ATGCTTGAACGCCTGGTCAATGCGGCGCTGTTTCAGCTCGGTTGGTTCGCCTGCGTGCTCGGCGGCGACAGCCTGTGGTTATGGGTGGCAGTGGCGGCGCTGGTGATTCATCTGCTGTGGATAAGTCGCTGGGTCGATGAAGGCCGGTTGATTCTGAGCGTGGTGCTGCTTGGGACCACGGTCGACAGTACGTTGCGTTGGCTGGGCGTGTTCGAGTTCACCGACGTCGCGCCGCTGATTCCGCTGTGGCTGATGTTGCTCTGGGCGCTGCTGGCGACGACGTTGCGCCATTGCCTGCAATGGAGCGCCAAGCCGTGGTGGCTCGCCAGCCTGCTCGGCGCCATCGGCGGGCCGCTGTCGTATTACGCCGGCAGCCAATTGGCCGGCGTGCAGTTTCCCTACGGCCAAGTCGTGACGTTGCTGGGGCTCGGGGTGCTCTGGGCGCTGCTGTTTCCGGCGCTGCACTTCATGGCGCAACGCTTGGCGGCAGACGCTCACGACTGA
- a CDS encoding SAM-dependent methyltransferase, which yields MKSSSVSAKANLLSSNGWSGSLLRRGVLRQLAHLKHGQLVVIEDGERHVFGTAGDHLLGEIQILDAAAWGMVASNGSIGAGEAFIHGYWTSPDLTAVVRVFVSNLEVLDAMEGGLAKLGRPFVQGLHWFNRNTRKGSQKNIAAHYDLGNDLFEQFLDPTMMYSAAQFLRPEDTLEQAQLNKLERICQKLDLKPADHLLEIGTGWGSMALYAAQHYGCRVTTTTLSKEQYAYTAQRIETLGLQKQVTLLLSDYRDLTGQYDKLVSIEMIEAVGHRFLPTYFKQCAQLLKSNGLMLLQAITIRDQRYEQARTNVDFIQRYIFPGGALPCMHKMLEIVSRDTDMNLLHMEDFGLHYARTLRLWHENFRHAHGRLTELGYDDYFLRLWEFYLCYCEGGFLERTIGTAQLLLAKPAAITAPLLGRFDA from the coding sequence ATGAAATCCTCTAGCGTTTCGGCCAAAGCCAATTTACTCAGCAGCAATGGCTGGTCCGGCTCGCTGCTGCGCCGGGGCGTTCTGCGGCAATTGGCGCACCTCAAACACGGCCAACTGGTGGTGATCGAGGACGGCGAACGGCACGTCTTCGGCACCGCCGGCGATCATCTGCTCGGAGAAATCCAAATTCTCGACGCGGCCGCCTGGGGCATGGTTGCGAGCAACGGTTCGATTGGCGCAGGCGAGGCTTTTATCCACGGTTACTGGACGTCGCCGGACCTGACGGCGGTGGTCCGGGTGTTTGTCAGCAACCTCGAAGTGCTGGATGCGATGGAGGGCGGTCTGGCCAAACTCGGCCGGCCCTTCGTGCAAGGCCTGCATTGGTTCAATCGCAATACGCGCAAGGGCTCGCAGAAAAACATCGCCGCGCATTACGACCTTGGCAATGACCTGTTCGAACAGTTTCTCGACCCGACGATGATGTATTCGGCAGCGCAGTTCCTGCGTCCTGAAGACACCCTGGAACAGGCGCAACTGAACAAACTGGAAAGAATCTGCCAGAAGCTCGATCTGAAACCGGCCGACCATTTGCTGGAGATCGGCACTGGCTGGGGCAGCATGGCGCTTTACGCGGCGCAGCATTACGGTTGTCGGGTAACCACTACCACGCTGTCCAAAGAGCAATACGCCTACACCGCGCAACGCATCGAAACCCTTGGCTTGCAGAAGCAAGTGACCTTGCTGCTCTCGGACTACCGCGACCTCACCGGGCAGTACGACAAACTGGTTTCGATCGAGATGATCGAAGCGGTCGGCCATCGTTTCCTGCCGACCTATTTCAAGCAATGTGCGCAGTTGCTCAAGAGCAACGGTTTGATGCTGTTGCAGGCGATCACCATCCGCGACCAACGCTACGAACAGGCGCGGACCAACGTCGATTTCATTCAGCGTTACATCTTCCCCGGCGGCGCGTTGCCGTGCATGCACAAGATGCTCGAAATCGTCAGCCGCGACACCGACATGAACCTGCTGCACATGGAAGATTTCGGCCTGCACTACGCGCGGACGCTGCGGCTGTGGCACGAGAACTTTCGCCACGCCCACGGGCGTTTGACCGAATTGGGCTACGACGATTATTTCCTGCGTTTGTGGGAGTTTTACCTGTGCTACTGCGAAGGTGGTTTCCTCGAACGGACCATCGGCACCGCGCAGTTGTTGCTGGCAAAACCGGCGGCAATCACCGCGCCATTGCTGGGGCGTTTTGATGCTTGA
- the murI gene encoding glutamate racemase, which translates to MREAPVGVFDSGVGGLSVLAEIQRLLPNESLLYVADCGNIPYGEKTAQFIQQRCSTIAGFLQQQGAKALVVACNTATVAGVADLRRDYPQWPIVGMEPAVKPAAAATRSGVVGVLATTGTLQSAKFAALLDRFATDVRVITQPCPGLVELIENGDLHSPALRQLLRGYVEPLLAAGCDTIILGCTHYPFLKPLLKQMIADDISLIDTGAAVARQLQRLLAEKNLLAAGPSRTAQFWTSSDSEHFRNILPILWNNAGNVRSFDL; encoded by the coding sequence ATGCGTGAAGCGCCGGTTGGCGTGTTCGATTCCGGCGTCGGTGGGCTTTCGGTGCTGGCCGAGATCCAGCGCCTGCTGCCGAACGAGTCGCTGTTGTACGTCGCTGATTGCGGCAACATTCCCTACGGCGAGAAAACTGCGCAATTCATCCAGCAACGTTGCAGCACCATCGCCGGGTTTCTTCAGCAGCAGGGCGCCAAGGCCCTGGTGGTTGCCTGCAACACGGCGACCGTCGCTGGCGTCGCCGATTTGCGCCGCGATTATCCGCAATGGCCAATCGTGGGCATGGAACCGGCAGTGAAACCGGCAGCGGCGGCCACGCGCAGTGGTGTGGTCGGCGTGTTGGCCACCACCGGCACCTTGCAGAGCGCCAAGTTCGCCGCGTTGCTCGACCGTTTTGCCACCGATGTGCGGGTCATCACCCAGCCGTGTCCGGGCCTGGTCGAGCTGATCGAGAACGGCGATCTGCACAGCCCGGCGTTGCGCCAGTTGTTGCGAGGTTATGTCGAGCCATTGCTGGCGGCCGGTTGTGACACGATCATTCTCGGCTGCACGCATTACCCCTTCCTCAAGCCATTGCTCAAGCAGATGATCGCGGACGATATCAGCCTGATCGACACCGGCGCCGCCGTCGCGCGGCAATTGCAGCGGCTTTTGGCCGAAAAAAACCTGCTCGCCGCAGGCCCGTCGCGCACGGCGCAGTTCTGGACCAGCTCTGATTCAGAACATTTCAGAAATATCTTGCCAATCCTCTGGAATAACGCCGGGAATGTGCGAAGCTTCGATTTGTAA
- a CDS encoding YkgJ family cysteine cluster protein, with translation MKTIPHTQIAEPAITCSTCSACCCQLEVMLITETGVPERFIDVDDWGGEVMLRLDDGWCAALDRNTMMCTIYEKRPLICREFETGSPECIEERQGIVSVYR, from the coding sequence ATGAAAACCATCCCACACACGCAAATCGCCGAACCGGCGATCACTTGCTCGACCTGCTCAGCGTGCTGCTGTCAGCTCGAAGTCATGCTGATCACCGAAACAGGCGTGCCCGAACGGTTTATCGATGTCGATGATTGGGGCGGCGAAGTGATGTTGCGTCTGGACGACGGCTGGTGTGCAGCGCTGGATCGCAACACGATGATGTGCACGATTTACGAAAAGCGTCCGCTGATTTGCCGGGAGTTCGAAACGGGCTCACCGGAATGCATTGAAGAGCGGCAGGGGATTGTGTCGGTTTATCGTTGA
- a CDS encoding acyloxyacyl hydrolase produces the protein MKRLFCLAAIAAALMGQSLTAQAAGVEFGVGATSDSTMTYRLGMQFDWDQSWLQSDVGRVTGYWSGAYTYWDGDKTSGTSSLSFSPVFVYEFAGQNVKPYVEAGIGVALFSNTQMEDNNIGQSFQFEDRIGFGLRFAGGHEVGIRATHYSNAGISSDNDGVESYALHYTMPL, from the coding sequence ATGAAACGACTGTTCTGCTTGGCTGCGATTGCGGCCGCACTTATGGGGCAAAGTTTGACTGCACAGGCGGCAGGTGTTGAGTTTGGGGTGGGCGCTACCAGCGACTCAACCATGACTTACCGGCTGGGCATGCAATTTGATTGGGATCAGAGCTGGTTGCAGAGCGACGTCGGTCGCGTCACCGGTTACTGGAGCGGCGCTTACACCTATTGGGATGGCGACAAGACCTCGGGCACTTCCAGCCTGTCGTTTTCGCCGGTATTCGTTTACGAATTCGCCGGTCAAAACGTCAAGCCGTATGTCGAGGCAGGCATCGGTGTTGCGTTGTTTTCCAATACGCAAATGGAAGACAACAACATCGGCCAGTCTTTTCAGTTTGAAGACCGCATCGGTTTCGGCCTGCGCTTCGCCGGTGGACATGAAGTCGGGATTCGCGCGACGCATTATTCCAACGCCGGGATCAGCAGCGACAACGATGGTGTAGAAAGCTACGCGCTGCACTACACGATGCCGCTGTAA
- the prmC gene encoding peptide chain release factor N(5)-glutamine methyltransferase has protein sequence MTIIASLLRAADLPDSPSARLDAELLLAAALGKNRSFLHTWPERIVPSEAALTFASYLQRRRGGEPVAYILGQQGFWKLDLEVAPHTLIPRPDTELLVETALELLAATPARVLDLGTGSGAIALALASERPAWKVTAVDRVIEAVALAERNRQRLHLKNATVLSSHWFSALDGQRFELIISNPPYIAAADPHLVEGDVRFEPASALVAGVDGLDDLRLIVAQAPDYLEAGGWLMLEHGYDQAEAVRDLLLSRGFAEVHSRSDLGGHQRISLGRLPC, from the coding sequence ATGACGATCATTGCCAGTTTGTTGCGGGCTGCCGATCTGCCCGATTCGCCGTCGGCGCGCCTCGATGCCGAGCTGTTGCTGGCCGCCGCGTTGGGCAAGAACCGCAGTTTTCTGCACACCTGGCCTGAGCGCATCGTGCCGAGTGAAGCGGCGCTGACGTTCGCCAGTTATCTGCAACGCCGACGTGGCGGTGAGCCGGTGGCCTATATTCTCGGCCAGCAAGGTTTCTGGAAACTTGATCTGGAAGTCGCGCCGCACACGCTGATCCCGCGTCCCGACACCGAACTGCTGGTTGAAACCGCGCTGGAATTATTGGCCGCGACGCCAGCCAGGGTTCTCGACCTCGGCACCGGCAGCGGCGCGATTGCCTTGGCGCTGGCCAGCGAGCGTCCGGCGTGGAAGGTCACCGCAGTCGATCGGGTGATCGAAGCCGTGGCGCTGGCCGAACGCAACCGTCAGCGCCTGCACCTGAAAAACGCCACGGTGCTGAGCAGTCACTGGTTCAGCGCGCTGGACGGTCAACGGTTTGAATTGATCATCAGCAACCCGCCCTACATCGCTGCCGCCGACCCGCATCTGGTCGAGGGTGACGTGCGTTTCGAACCTGCCAGTGCGTTGGTCGCCGGTGTCGACGGGCTCGACGATCTGCGTCTGATCGTCGCCCAGGCGCCGGATTACCTCGAAGCGGGCGGCTGGTTGATGCTCGAGCATGGTTACGATCAAGCCGAAGCGGTGCGTGATCTGCTGCTGAGCCGAGGTTTTGCAGAAGTCCACAGCCGCAGCGATCTGGGCGGCCACCAACGAATCAGCCTGGGACGCCTGCCGTGCTGA
- a CDS encoding molybdopterin-synthase adenylyltransferase MoeB has protein sequence MLNDQELLRYSRQILLQHVDIEGQLRLKQSRVLIVGLGGLGSPVALYLAAAGVGELHLADFDTVDLTNLQRQIIHDTDSVGVSKVDSAIRRLSAINPQIQLIAHRAALDEDSLAAAIAAVDLVLDCSDNFSTREAVNAACVAAGKPLVSGAAIRLEGQLSVFDPRRPESPCYHCLYGHGSEAELTCSEAGVIGPLVGLVGSLQALEALKLLAGFGEPLVGRLLLIDALGTRFRELRVKRDPGCSVCGPKHA, from the coding sequence GTGCTGAATGATCAGGAATTGCTGCGCTACAGCCGCCAGATTCTGCTGCAACACGTCGACATCGAGGGCCAATTGCGGCTCAAGCAAAGCCGTGTATTGATCGTCGGCCTCGGCGGACTCGGCTCGCCGGTGGCGCTGTACCTCGCGGCTGCCGGAGTTGGCGAGTTGCATTTGGCGGACTTCGACACAGTCGATCTGACCAACCTGCAACGCCAGATCATCCACGACACCGACAGCGTCGGCGTGAGCAAGGTTGATTCGGCGATCCGCCGCTTGAGCGCGATCAATCCGCAGATTCAATTGATCGCCCATCGTGCGGCGCTCGACGAAGACTCGCTGGCCGCCGCCATTGCCGCGGTGGATCTGGTGCTCGACTGCTCGGACAATTTCTCCACCCGCGAGGCGGTCAACGCCGCGTGTGTCGCTGCCGGCAAACCGCTGGTCAGCGGCGCTGCGATTCGCCTCGAAGGGCAGTTGTCGGTATTCGACCCGCGCCGCCCCGAGAGCCCGTGTTACCACTGTTTATACGGGCACGGCAGCGAAGCCGAACTGACCTGCAGCGAAGCCGGGGTCATCGGCCCGTTGGTCGGCCTGGTCGGCAGCCTGCAAGCGCTCGAAGCGCTGAAGTTGCTGGCCGGTTTCGGCGAGCCGCTGGTGGGGCGCTTGTTGCTGATCGATGCCTTGGGCACGCGTTTTCGCGAGCTGCGCGTCAAGCGTGATCCGGGTTGCAGCGTCTGTGGGCCCAAACATGCGTGA
- the prfA gene encoding peptide chain release factor 1, with product MKASLLNKLDILQDRFEELTALLGDSEVISDQSKFRAYSKEYAEVEPIVETYKQLLKVQGDLEGAQALLKDSDPDMREMAVEEVREAKEQLIELEAQLQRMLLPKDPNDGRNVFLEIRAGTGGDEAAIFSGDLFRMYSRYAERRGWRVEILSENIGEHGGFKEVIARVEGENVYAKLKFESGVHRVQRVPATESQGRIHTSACTVAVLPEPDEQEAIEINPSDLRIDTYKSSGAGGQHVNKTDSAIRITHLPSGIVVECQEERSQHKNRARAMAWLSAKLNDQQTSAAANAIASERKLLVGSGDRSERIRTYNFAQGRVTDHRVNLTLYSLDEILAGGVEAVIEPLLAEFQADQLAAIGE from the coding sequence ATGAAAGCGTCACTGCTCAATAAGCTGGACATCCTCCAGGACCGTTTCGAGGAATTGACCGCTCTGCTTGGCGATAGCGAAGTCATTTCCGATCAGAGCAAATTCCGCGCTTATTCCAAGGAATACGCGGAGGTCGAGCCGATTGTCGAAACCTATAAACAGTTGCTCAAAGTGCAAGGCGACCTCGAAGGTGCGCAGGCACTGCTCAAGGACAGCGACCCGGACATGCGCGAAATGGCCGTGGAAGAAGTGCGCGAAGCCAAAGAGCAACTGATCGAACTCGAAGCGCAGCTGCAACGCATGCTGCTGCCCAAGGATCCGAACGACGGGCGCAACGTCTTCCTCGAAATCCGTGCCGGCACTGGCGGCGACGAGGCGGCGATCTTCTCCGGTGACTTGTTTCGGATGTATTCGCGTTACGCCGAGCGACGTGGCTGGCGCGTGGAAATCCTCTCGGAAAACATCGGCGAGCACGGCGGCTTCAAGGAAGTCATCGCCCGCGTCGAAGGCGAGAATGTCTACGCCAAGCTCAAGTTCGAATCCGGCGTGCACCGCGTGCAGCGGGTTCCGGCGACTGAATCCCAAGGCCGCATCCACACCTCCGCGTGCACCGTCGCGGTGTTGCCCGAGCCGGATGAGCAGGAAGCCATCGAGATCAACCCGTCCGACTTGCGCATCGACACCTACAAGTCGTCCGGCGCCGGCGGCCAGCACGTCAACAAGACCGACTCGGCGATCCGCATCACGCACTTGCCGTCCGGCATCGTCGTCGAGTGCCAGGAAGAGCGTTCGCAGCACAAGAACCGCGCCCGCGCGATGGCCTGGTTGTCGGCCAAACTCAATGACCAGCAGACCAGCGCCGCCGCGAACGCCATCGCCAGCGAACGCAAGTTGCTGGTCGGTTCGGGTGATCGCTCTGAGCGCATCCGTACCTACAACTTTGCCCAGGGCCGGGTCACCGATCACCGGGTCAACCTGACGCTGTATTCGCTCGACGAAATTCTTGCCGGCGGCGTGGAAGCGGTGATCGAGCCGTTGTTGGCCGAATTCCAGGCTGACCAATTGGCGGCGATAGGTGAGTAA
- the hemA gene encoding glutamyl-tRNA reductase, producing MAFLALGINHKTASVDVRERVAFTPEQLVEALQQLCRLTDSREAAILSTCNRSELYIEQDHLSADIILRWLADYHHLSLDELRASAYVHEDDAAVRHMMRVASGLDSLVLGEPQILGQMKSAYAVAREAGTIGPLLGRLFQATFNAAKQVRTDTAIGENPVSVAFAAVSLAKQIFSDLQRSQALLIGAGETITLVARHLHELGVKRIVVANRTLERASILAEQFGAHAVLLSDIPAELVRSDIVISSTASQLPILGKGAVESALKLRKHKPIFMVDIAVPRDIEPEVGELDDVYLYSVDDLHEVVAENLKSRQGAAQAAEEMVSIGADDFMVRLRELAAVDVLKAYRQQSERLRDEELQKAQRMLANGSSAEDVLVQLARGLTNKLLHAPSVQLKKLTAEGRLDALAMAQELFALGEGSSDSSDKKLQ from the coding sequence ATGGCCTTCCTTGCACTCGGTATCAACCACAAGACTGCTTCAGTAGACGTCCGCGAGCGCGTGGCCTTTACCCCTGAGCAACTGGTGGAGGCGTTGCAGCAGCTCTGCCGACTGACCGACAGCCGCGAAGCTGCGATCCTTTCCACCTGCAATCGCAGTGAGCTGTACATAGAACAGGACCACCTTTCGGCGGACATCATCCTGCGCTGGCTGGCCGATTATCATCATTTGAGCCTCGATGAGCTGCGTGCCAGCGCTTATGTGCATGAAGATGATGCGGCAGTTCGTCACATGATGCGCGTCGCCTCCGGACTTGATTCGCTGGTGTTGGGCGAACCGCAGATTCTCGGCCAGATGAAATCGGCTTACGCCGTGGCGCGCGAGGCCGGGACCATCGGCCCGCTGCTCGGCCGACTGTTCCAGGCAACGTTCAATGCCGCCAAACAAGTGCGCACCGACACCGCCATCGGCGAAAACCCCGTGTCCGTGGCGTTTGCCGCCGTCAGCCTGGCGAAACAGATTTTTAGCGACTTGCAACGCAGCCAGGCCCTGCTCATCGGCGCCGGCGAGACCATCACCCTGGTCGCCCGCCATCTGCACGAGTTGGGCGTGAAACGCATCGTCGTCGCCAACCGCACCCTCGAACGCGCGAGCATTCTCGCCGAACAGTTCGGCGCCCACGCCGTATTGCTCTCCGACATTCCCGCCGAACTGGTGCGCAGCGACATCGTCATCAGTTCCACCGCCAGCCAGTTGCCGATCCTCGGTAAAGGCGCGGTGGAAAGTGCGCTGAAACTGCGCAAGCACAAGCCGATCTTCATGGTCGACATCGCCGTGCCGCGCGACATCGAGCCGGAAGTCGGCGAGCTCGACGACGTGTACCTGTACAGCGTCGACGATCTGCACGAAGTGGTCGCGGAAAACCTCAAGAGTCGCCAGGGCGCTGCGCAAGCGGCCGAAGAAATGGTGTCGATTGGCGCCGACGACTTCATGGTGCGCCTGCGCGAACTGGCGGCGGTCGATGTGCTCAAGGCTTATCGTCAACAAAGCGAACGCCTGCGCGACGAAGAATTGCAAAAGGCCCAGCGCATGCTGGCCAACGGCAGCAGCGCCGAAGACGTGCTGGTGCAACTGGCGCGTGGCTTGACCAACAAATTGCTGCACGCACCTAGCGTACAGTTGAAAAAGTTGACTGCCGAAGGCCGCCTCGATGCGTTGGCCATGGCCCAGGAACTCTTTGCCCTCGGTGAGGGCTCGTCGGATAGCTCGGATAAAAAACTGCAATGA